The following coding sequences lie in one Timaviella obliquedivisa GSE-PSE-MK23-08B genomic window:
- the murA gene encoding UDP-N-acetylglucosamine 1-carboxyvinyltransferase: MGETVLQIWGKNPLKGEVKISGAKNSALAIMAGTLLCSEDCRLSNVPSLADVDRMGEILSALGVQLKRQGDVLEVNTRHIGHSKAPYDLVSQLRASFFVIGPLLARLGVARVPLPGGCAIGARPVDLHVRGLQALGADVQIEHGTVHAYITGGKKRLQGAKIYLDMPSVGATETLMMAATLAEGETIIENAAQEPEVVDLANFCRSMGANIRGAGTNTIVISGVASLHATDFNIISDRIEAGTYLIAGAVTRSEIILTSVIPEHLTAVIAKLREIGVGIVEDAPNRLRVVPGLDYHATDITTLPYPGFPTDVQAPLMTLMTLSEGNSVITETLFENRLGHVPELNRMGADIRVKGNHAIIRGVPFLSGAPVMATDLRASAALVLAGLAAEGMTTIRGLHHMDRGYDDLEGKLKGLGAKIQRVQVVSEDEVKPPIAIEPSLVSL, translated from the coding sequence GTGGGTGAAACGGTTCTACAAATCTGGGGAAAAAACCCCTTAAAGGGAGAGGTCAAAATCAGCGGTGCCAAGAACTCGGCATTGGCGATTATGGCAGGGACTCTCCTCTGTAGTGAAGATTGTCGCCTCAGCAATGTTCCCTCCCTTGCTGATGTCGATCGCATGGGCGAAATTCTCTCGGCTCTGGGCGTTCAACTTAAGCGGCAGGGCGATGTTTTGGAAGTTAATACTCGTCACATTGGGCATTCTAAAGCGCCCTATGACTTAGTCAGTCAGCTTCGAGCCAGCTTCTTTGTGATTGGCCCTCTGCTGGCAAGGCTGGGCGTGGCGCGGGTGCCATTACCAGGGGGATGTGCGATCGGCGCTCGTCCGGTTGATTTGCACGTTCGGGGGTTGCAGGCGCTGGGGGCAGATGTTCAAATTGAGCATGGCACTGTTCATGCCTACATTACCGGCGGCAAGAAGCGGTTGCAGGGAGCCAAAATTTATCTAGATATGCCTAGCGTGGGGGCGACCGAAACCCTCATGATGGCAGCAACCCTAGCTGAGGGCGAAACCATTATTGAGAACGCTGCTCAAGAGCCAGAAGTCGTGGATTTAGCCAATTTCTGCCGCTCTATGGGGGCAAACATTCGGGGCGCAGGCACCAATACGATCGTGATTTCTGGAGTAGCTAGCCTTCACGCCACAGATTTCAACATCATTTCCGATCGCATTGAAGCAGGTACCTACCTCATTGCAGGCGCGGTAACTCGCTCTGAAATTATCCTTACCTCGGTCATTCCAGAACACCTTACTGCCGTCATTGCCAAACTGCGTGAGATTGGAGTAGGCATCGTCGAAGATGCACCCAATCGTCTGCGGGTGGTACCAGGGTTAGACTACCACGCTACAGACATTACAACGCTGCCCTATCCGGGCTTTCCTACCGATGTCCAAGCTCCCTTAATGACTTTGATGACCCTGAGCGAGGGCAACAGTGTTATCACTGAAACTTTGTTTGAAAATCGTCTGGGGCATGTGCCAGAACTGAATCGAATGGGAGCAGATATTCGGGTCAAGGGCAACCACGCCATTATTCGAGGTGTGCCTTTTCTGTCGGGTGCACCCGTAATGGCAACAGATTTGCGGGCTTCTGCAGCGTTAGTGCTGGCGGGGTTGGCGGCTGAGGGGATGACCACTATTCGCGGGCTACATCACATGGATCGGGGCTACGACGATTTAGAAGGTAAGCTGAAGGGCTTAGGCGCAAAGATTCAGCGCGTTCAGGTGGTGTCGGAAGATGAAGTGAAACCACCGATCGCCATTGAGCCGTCGTTGGTTTCGTTATAG
- a CDS encoding RNA methyltransferase: MLTSLQNPLVKQLRKLQQAKERREQQMFLLEGTHLLEEACAVGCPLAIVCCTPDWQERYPQIWERAIALASRVELVSPEVLQAIATTQHPDGVVATAHRNIPTALPIPTLGIALETLQDPGNLGTVIRTAAAVGVDGLWLSADSVDPDHPKVLRASAGQWFRLPMAVSPTLQEEIGQFQSHGVQVIATLPTAELTYWEADLSQPTLILLGNEGAGLSAELAEMADVGVKIPLAVGVESLNVAIAAALILYEAKRQRLR; this comes from the coding sequence ATGCTGACCAGTCTGCAAAATCCCTTAGTCAAGCAACTCCGAAAACTTCAGCAAGCGAAGGAGCGGCGAGAGCAACAGATGTTTTTGCTAGAGGGAACGCATTTGTTGGAGGAAGCTTGCGCGGTAGGTTGTCCGCTGGCGATCGTCTGCTGTACTCCTGATTGGCAGGAACGATATCCGCAGATCTGGGAACGAGCGATCGCCCTTGCTTCCAGGGTTGAACTCGTTAGCCCAGAAGTGCTACAAGCGATCGCCACGACCCAGCATCCCGATGGTGTCGTTGCTACAGCCCACCGCAATATTCCGACCGCGCTCCCAATTCCGACTCTAGGCATTGCCCTAGAAACTCTTCAAGACCCCGGCAACCTGGGCACCGTGATTCGGACTGCTGCCGCCGTTGGAGTCGATGGCTTGTGGCTCAGCGCCGATAGCGTAGATCCAGATCATCCTAAAGTGCTTCGAGCCTCGGCGGGGCAGTGGTTTCGGTTACCCATGGCAGTTAGCCCCACTTTGCAAGAGGAAATCGGGCAGTTTCAGAGCCACGGAGTACAGGTGATAGCAACCTTGCCCACGGCAGAACTGACTTACTGGGAAGCCGATTTAAGCCAGCCAACGTTGATTTTATTGGGGAATGAAGGAGCAGGATTGTCGGCAGAATTAGCAGAAATGGCAGATGTGGGGGTGAAGATTCCCTTAGCAGTGGGCGTGGAGTCTTTGAACGTGGCGATCGCCGCTGCCTTGATTTTGTACGAAGCAAAACGGCAAAGGCTCCGTTAA
- the lpdA gene encoding dihydrolipoyl dehydrogenase: MSHGLDYDLVIIGAGVGGHGAALHAVSCGLKTAIVEAAEMGGTCVNRGCIPSKALLAASGKVRELRDAHHLKALGIQVNDVAFERGAIAAHAQSIVTKQREGLIGSLKRLGVDIISGRGKLAGAQKLTVTSPEGERTVTAQDIIIATGSIPFVPPGAEIDGKTVFTSDDAVRLESLPPWIAIVGSGYIGLEFADVYSALGCEITLIEALDQLMPGFDPDIAKLAKRVLIDPRDIETKVGLLAKRVIPGSPVVIELADAKTKEVVEVLEVDACLIATGRIPLTKDLGLETVGAELDRRGFIPVNDQMAVLTQGQPEQHLWAIGDATGKMMLAHTAAAQGVVAIENICGRPRTVDYRSIPAAAFTHPEVSFVGLTEPQAKELAATEGFEIATVRSYFKSNAKALAEGETDGIAKVIYRKDTGEVLGVHIFGLHAADLIQEAANAIALRQSVHDLAYVVHTHPTLSEVLDEAYKRAVGAEAH; this comes from the coding sequence GTGAGTCACGGATTAGACTACGACTTAGTAATTATCGGTGCAGGTGTGGGTGGACATGGGGCTGCTCTGCACGCGGTAAGCTGTGGGCTGAAGACTGCCATTGTTGAAGCAGCAGAGATGGGCGGCACTTGTGTTAACCGTGGCTGTATCCCTTCTAAGGCATTGCTGGCGGCTTCGGGTAAGGTGCGCGAACTGCGCGATGCCCATCATTTAAAGGCACTGGGTATCCAGGTCAATGACGTGGCATTCGAGCGAGGCGCGATCGCTGCTCATGCTCAATCTATTGTGACTAAACAGCGCGAAGGGTTAATTGGCAGCCTCAAGCGCCTGGGGGTTGATATCATTTCTGGGCGAGGCAAGTTGGCTGGCGCACAAAAGCTAACGGTGACTTCTCCAGAAGGCGAAAGAACGGTGACAGCACAAGACATCATCATCGCTACAGGTTCTATTCCCTTTGTGCCGCCTGGTGCCGAGATCGATGGCAAGACGGTCTTTACCAGCGACGATGCCGTGAGGCTGGAGTCTCTACCGCCCTGGATTGCGATCGTGGGAAGCGGCTACATTGGTTTAGAATTTGCCGATGTTTATTCCGCGTTGGGCTGCGAGATTACTTTAATTGAGGCGCTAGATCAACTGATGCCAGGCTTTGATCCTGATATTGCCAAGCTAGCCAAGCGTGTGCTGATTGACCCACGAGATATTGAAACGAAGGTAGGACTGCTGGCGAAAAGAGTCATTCCGGGATCTCCTGTCGTGATTGAATTAGCCGATGCCAAAACGAAGGAAGTCGTAGAAGTACTGGAAGTCGATGCCTGTTTGATTGCGACTGGGCGGATACCGCTAACAAAGGATTTGGGCTTGGAAACCGTGGGAGCAGAACTCGATCGCCGGGGCTTTATTCCCGTGAATGACCAGATGGCAGTGTTAACCCAAGGTCAGCCAGAGCAGCATTTGTGGGCGATCGGGGATGCGACAGGCAAGATGATGTTGGCACATACGGCGGCGGCTCAGGGTGTGGTAGCGATCGAAAATATCTGTGGTCGCCCTCGGACGGTAGACTATCGCAGCATTCCAGCAGCAGCGTTTACCCACCCCGAAGTTAGCTTTGTGGGCTTAACAGAGCCGCAAGCAAAGGAACTAGCAGCGACCGAAGGCTTTGAAATTGCTACGGTGCGATCGTACTTCAAAAGCAACGCAAAGGCATTAGCAGAAGGCGAAACTGACGGTATTGCTAAAGTGATTTACCGTAAGGACACGGGTGAAGTTTTGGGCGTTCATATTTTTGGACTCCATGCGGCTGACCTGATTCAGGAGGCAGCAAACGCCATTGCCCTGCGGCAATCGGTGCATGATTTGGCGTATGTTGTCCATACCCATCCCACCCTATCGGAAGTCTTAGATGAAGCTTACAAACGAGCCGTGGGAGCAGAAGCGCATTAA
- the trpC gene encoding indole-3-glycerol phosphate synthase TrpC yields MQIRRRHPSPEIAVDAVRFQAMVSDLEPLNILEEIVWQKEKEITQMRERTPLDELQRQIVDCPPPQDFVRALKQGKTQPALIAEVKKASPSKGVLREDFDAVAIAQSYQAGGASCLSVLTDEKFFQGSFANLKNIRAAVEIPLLCKEFIIYPYQLYLARINGADAVLLIAAILEDRDLQYFLKIAKVLGMVALIEVHTLAELDRVLALDGVALVGINNRNLEDFSVDLQTTEQILKARDEALKTREILVVSESGLHQPEDLQRVRQAGVGAVLIGESLVTQPDPGKAIANLFFQ; encoded by the coding sequence ATTCAAATTCGTCGTCGTCACCCCAGTCCCGAAATTGCAGTCGATGCTGTCCGGTTTCAAGCCATGGTTTCTGACCTAGAGCCGCTGAATATTTTAGAAGAAATTGTTTGGCAAAAAGAAAAAGAAATCACCCAGATGCGAGAAAGAACACCGCTGGATGAGCTACAGCGACAAATTGTAGATTGCCCTCCTCCTCAAGATTTTGTGAGGGCGCTGAAACAAGGGAAGACTCAGCCCGCGCTCATTGCCGAGGTGAAGAAGGCTTCGCCCAGTAAAGGCGTGCTGCGAGAAGATTTTGATGCAGTGGCGATCGCCCAGTCTTATCAGGCTGGGGGCGCCAGCTGCCTCTCGGTTTTGACTGACGAAAAATTCTTTCAGGGCAGCTTCGCCAACCTTAAGAACATTCGGGCTGCGGTCGAAATTCCACTGCTCTGCAAAGAGTTCATCATCTATCCTTATCAGCTTTACCTGGCTCGAATCAATGGTGCTGATGCTGTGCTGCTAATTGCGGCAATTTTAGAAGATAGGGATCTGCAATATTTTCTCAAAATTGCCAAAGTCCTGGGCATGGTGGCATTAATTGAAGTGCATACCTTGGCAGAACTCGATCGCGTTTTGGCGCTAGATGGGGTGGCTTTAGTCGGCATCAACAACCGTAACCTAGAAGATTTCTCAGTAGATTTGCAGACGACTGAGCAGATTCTAAAGGCAAGAGATGAAGCGCTCAAAACTCGTGAAATCCTGGTGGTGAGCGAGTCAGGTCTGCATCAGCCAGAGGACTTGCAGCGAGTGCGGCAGGCGGGAGTTGGGGCAGTCCTCATTGGCGAATCTTTGGTCACACAGCCCGATCCGGGAAAGGCGATCGCTAATTTATTTTTTCAATAA
- a CDS encoding DUF5340 domain-containing protein encodes MEPIPLPSHIHYELLLQLLERQTMRSVDRNHVLQEQVQELIVNLRKAASQQRQIEESCRRSNLAIDYRWSLNESNEAVSTPMPKE; translated from the coding sequence ATGGAGCCGATTCCTCTTCCTTCTCATATTCACTACGAGCTACTGCTGCAACTCCTGGAACGCCAGACTATGCGCTCGGTAGACCGAAATCATGTCCTCCAAGAGCAAGTGCAAGAACTGATTGTTAATCTTCGCAAAGCAGCTTCGCAGCAGCGACAGATCGAGGAAAGCTGTCGGCGATCGAACTTAGCAATTGATTATCGATGGTCGTTAAACGAATCCAATGAAGCAGTTTCCACACCCATGCCCAAGGAGTAG
- a CDS encoding alanine--glyoxylate aminotransferase family protein, translating into MDDKLMLMIPGPTPVPEQVLLALAKHPIGHRSGDFSKIMAEVVEGLKWLHQTQNDVLVLAASGTGAMEAGIINFLSPGDRVLVGSNGKFGERWAEVCQAYGLTVESITSEWGKPLDPEQFRASLEADTDKQIKAVIVTHSETSTGVLNDLKTISRPVKAHGALMIADAVTSLGATSVPMDEWNLDVVGSGSQKGFMLPPGLGFVAVSSKAWEAYTHAKLPRYYLDLGKYRKDAAKNSTPFTPPVNMFFALQVALKMMRAEGLENIFARHHRQMNATRAAMKAMGLPLLAADGYGSPAITAVAPINVDAEKIRSIVRKRFDIAMAGGQDHLSGKIFRVGHLGFVSDRDILTAMSALEAALQELNYEGFTPGAGVTAAAKALAAG; encoded by the coding sequence ATGGACGATAAACTAATGCTGATGATTCCGGGCCCCACACCCGTACCGGAACAGGTCTTGCTGGCACTAGCCAAGCACCCGATTGGGCACCGGAGCGGTGACTTTAGCAAGATTATGGCAGAGGTGGTAGAAGGCTTAAAGTGGCTGCACCAAACCCAAAACGATGTGCTGGTGCTGGCGGCAAGCGGCACGGGCGCAATGGAAGCGGGAATTATTAACTTCTTGAGTCCTGGCGATCGCGTTTTGGTCGGTTCTAACGGCAAGTTTGGCGAACGCTGGGCAGAAGTTTGTCAAGCCTACGGTCTTACGGTCGAGAGCATCACCTCAGAATGGGGCAAACCCCTCGACCCTGAACAGTTTCGCGCTTCTCTAGAGGCAGACACTGATAAGCAAATCAAAGCGGTCATTGTTACCCATAGCGAAACCTCCACAGGCGTTCTCAACGACTTGAAAACCATCAGCCGCCCTGTGAAAGCCCACGGGGCACTCATGATTGCCGATGCCGTCACTAGTTTAGGCGCAACCAGTGTGCCCATGGATGAGTGGAACCTAGATGTGGTTGGATCTGGCTCTCAGAAGGGCTTTATGCTACCTCCTGGTTTAGGCTTTGTGGCGGTCAGTTCTAAAGCATGGGAAGCTTACACCCACGCCAAGTTACCTCGCTACTACCTGGACTTGGGCAAGTATCGTAAAGACGCGGCAAAAAACAGCACACCTTTTACGCCTCCCGTTAATATGTTCTTTGCTCTACAAGTGGCGCTGAAGATGATGCGGGCAGAAGGATTAGAGAATATCTTTGCGCGCCATCATCGACAAATGAACGCTACCCGCGCCGCGATGAAGGCAATGGGGTTGCCGTTATTGGCAGCAGATGGATATGGGAGCCCAGCGATCACAGCGGTTGCGCCTATTAACGTGGATGCCGAGAAGATTCGGTCGATTGTGCGGAAGCGGTTTGATATTGCGATGGCAGGAGGACAAGATCATCTGAGTGGCAAAATCTTCCGGGTAGGGCACTTAGGGTTTGTCAGCGATCGCGATATTCTCACGGCAATGAGTGCGTTAGAGGCTGCTCTTCAGGAGTTGAATTATGAAGGATTTACACCGGGTGCTGGGGTGACAGCAGCAGCAAAAGCCTTGGCAGCAGGGTAG
- a CDS encoding DUF192 domain-containing protein: MINHSVLKSLVGMTASILLLGCASSSPPVAQVPATLSQASPLQTLPITAKVTFEDQVIQLEVAGTPEQQEIGLMNRPPLADDRGMLFPFEPPRPVIFWMKDTPSPLDIVFLLDGEVKAIAADAQPCAANPCPTYGSKESVNQVIELRSGRAEELGLQVGDRVSVEFLDRPSS, from the coding sequence ATGATTAATCATTCTGTGCTGAAGAGTTTAGTGGGCATGACAGCCAGCATTCTACTCTTAGGCTGTGCCTCTTCCTCTCCACCCGTTGCGCAAGTGCCAGCAACCCTCTCCCAAGCAAGCCCTCTGCAAACCTTGCCCATTACTGCCAAAGTGACCTTCGAAGATCAGGTCATTCAGCTTGAGGTCGCCGGAACTCCAGAGCAACAAGAAATCGGGTTAATGAATCGTCCTCCCCTTGCTGACGATCGCGGCATGTTATTTCCCTTCGAGCCGCCTCGCCCGGTCATATTTTGGATGAAAGATACGCCTTCGCCATTGGATATTGTGTTCTTGCTCGACGGTGAAGTGAAAGCGATCGCTGCTGATGCCCAGCCTTGTGCCGCCAACCCATGCCCCACCTACGGCTCGAAGGAGTCTGTTAATCAAGTGATCGAACTGCGGAGCGGTCGGGCTGAGGAACTAGGACTTCAGGTAGGCGATCGCGTCTCTGTCGAGTTTCTCGATCGCCCTTCATCCTAA
- a CDS encoding response regulator transcription factor: MSNAPPTLPDSNTKTPHVLVIETDEVLAKQMSLDLQEAGYETAIAPDVAIGLRKVRELQPALIVLDRMLASESGLTLANHLRSIGTRSPIILLMVRDAVDDRVACLEAGADDYFLKPYRTDDFLKLVRLYLKTEAPSHEQLRFGDLILDLATRRASRNARLIDLTMKEFELLKFLMEHPREVLTREQILENVWGYDFVGESNVIEVYVRYLRLKVEDEGEKRLIQTVRGVGYVLREA, translated from the coding sequence ATGAGCAATGCTCCCCCTACCCTTCCAGACAGCAATACCAAAACGCCCCATGTTTTGGTCATTGAAACCGATGAAGTGTTAGCCAAGCAAATGAGCCTAGATTTACAGGAGGCTGGCTACGAAACGGCGATCGCCCCAGATGTTGCCATAGGATTACGGAAAGTCCGGGAGCTACAGCCAGCGCTGATTGTTTTAGATCGGATGCTAGCCAGCGAATCGGGGTTAACGCTAGCGAACCATTTGCGATCGATCGGCACTCGCAGCCCGATCATTTTGTTGATGGTACGCGATGCCGTCGACGATCGAGTGGCTTGCTTAGAGGCAGGAGCCGATGATTATTTTCTGAAGCCCTATCGCACCGATGACTTTCTCAAGCTAGTCAGGCTCTACCTCAAGACCGAGGCTCCAAGCCATGAGCAGCTTCGGTTTGGAGACTTAATACTCGATCTTGCTACCCGCCGAGCCAGCCGCAATGCGCGGCTGATTGACCTGACGATGAAAGAGTTTGAACTCCTCAAGTTTTTAATGGAACATCCCCGCGAAGTGTTAACCCGTGAACAAATTCTCGAAAATGTCTGGGGCTACGATTTTGTCGGTGAATCTAATGTAATAGAAGTTTATGTGCGTTATCTGCGGCTGAAAGTTGAAGACGAGGGCGAGAAACGACTCATCCAAACGGTGCGGGGAGTGGGGTATGTGTTAAGAGAAGCGTAA